In Mesotoga infera, the following proteins share a genomic window:
- a CDS encoding alpha-N-arabinofuranosidase: protein MKRATILLTFVLMMIFIPETLVVNAGHVLTIDPSNPGPEISPFLYGVFFEDINHAVDGGLYAELVRNRSFEHKDPLEGWFADFETGCQATFSIDSDLPLNENNPHYLSFDIASDSGSVSLSNNGYDGITMMGGKRYVFSAFIRGNSEYSGEITVLLTDAKGNTIVEASLGSAFGAEWEKYSVEFEIAEDCDNGRLLLILRGAGEVCLDMISLFPEENWNGMRVDLLKMLEELKPGFVRFPGGCLVEGDSLDNAYRWKDTIGPVEERKANYNLWGYHQSYGIGFFEYLLLSERLDAEPIPIFNSGMSCQVRGAEYCPIDEMDEWIESVLDFIEFANGPQNSLWGSKRVELGHPKPFNVKYIGIGNENWGTEYHDRFLLFLEVVKEIHPQITIVFSGPPSYQGASFNRAWRWARENEVEILDEHMYAVPEWMLRNTDRYDKYDRSGPKVMLGEYAAHAAGTRNTLQAAMAEAALMTGLERNSDIVIMAAYAPLFNRPGWSQWTPDLIWFDNTRVYGTPSYHVQKLFNENLGDVVIPSKLTDENLEVIGYWFKSLYHVCVYDRETENLIVKIVNPWPEEKEVRVEIGEQLEIGGQAEVIVMTSDSIFDENTFQNPDKVLPEKYDLSGLSNEFTFTFAGNSITILRLNAVGL from the coding sequence TGTGCTGACAATAGATCCCAGCAATCCCGGTCCCGAGATAAGTCCCTTCCTCTACGGCGTATTCTTCGAAGACATAAACCATGCGGTAGATGGCGGTCTATACGCTGAATTGGTAAGAAATCGATCCTTCGAACACAAAGATCCTCTCGAAGGCTGGTTTGCAGACTTTGAAACCGGTTGCCAGGCCACCTTCTCGATTGACTCAGACCTGCCGCTTAATGAGAACAATCCCCATTACTTGAGTTTTGATATTGCATCTGATAGCGGATCAGTATCGCTTTCCAACAACGGTTACGACGGCATTACTATGATGGGAGGGAAACGGTACGTGTTTTCCGCATTCATTCGAGGTAATTCGGAATACAGCGGTGAAATCACAGTTTTGCTGACAGATGCGAAGGGCAACACGATCGTTGAAGCTAGCCTCGGGTCGGCTTTCGGCGCTGAGTGGGAGAAGTATTCGGTAGAATTTGAGATCGCCGAAGACTGCGATAACGGCAGGCTTTTACTTATATTGAGAGGGGCCGGCGAGGTCTGCCTGGACATGATTTCGCTTTTCCCTGAAGAGAACTGGAACGGCATGAGGGTAGATCTTCTAAAGATGCTTGAAGAGCTTAAGCCTGGTTTCGTAAGGTTTCCGGGCGGCTGCCTGGTTGAAGGTGACAGCCTGGATAACGCCTATCGCTGGAAGGATACTATCGGACCTGTAGAGGAGAGGAAGGCAAATTACAACCTATGGGGCTATCACCAGTCATATGGAATCGGATTTTTCGAATATCTCCTCCTGTCGGAACGTCTTGATGCCGAGCCCATACCGATCTTCAACTCGGGCATGTCCTGTCAGGTTCGAGGTGCCGAGTACTGTCCAATAGATGAGATGGACGAATGGATTGAAAGTGTTCTTGACTTCATAGAGTTTGCAAATGGGCCACAGAACTCATTATGGGGCTCGAAACGTGTCGAGTTGGGTCATCCAAAGCCCTTCAACGTCAAGTATATTGGTATAGGAAACGAGAATTGGGGCACGGAATATCACGACCGCTTTCTGCTGTTTCTTGAAGTCGTGAAGGAAATTCACCCCCAAATCACCATTGTATTCAGCGGCCCGCCTTCATATCAAGGAGCTTCATTCAACCGTGCGTGGAGATGGGCAAGAGAAAACGAAGTCGAAATTCTTGATGAGCACATGTATGCCGTTCCGGAATGGATGTTGAGAAACACAGATAGATACGACAAGTACGACAGATCCGGTCCAAAGGTCATGCTCGGAGAATACGCAGCCCACGCGGCTGGAACAAGGAACACCCTCCAAGCAGCAATGGCGGAAGCAGCTTTGATGACTGGCCTTGAACGGAATTCAGACATAGTAATAATGGCGGCTTACGCGCCCCTATTCAACAGGCCGGGCTGGTCGCAGTGGACGCCGGACCTCATCTGGTTCGACAACACAAGAGTGTATGGAACCCCAAGTTATCATGTTCAGAAACTCTTCAATGAGAATCTCGGAGATGTGGTAATACCTTCTAAGCTTACCGACGAGAATCTCGAGGTTATCGGTTACTGGTTCAAGTCCCTGTACCACGTCTGCGTCTATGATCGAGAAACGGAGAACTTGATCGTAAAGATTGTGAATCCATGGCCCGAAGAGAAAGAGGTCAGAGTCGAAATTGGCGAGCAACTTGAGATCGGGGGGCAGGCAGAAGTCATTGTAATGACGTCCGACAGCATCTTCGATGAAAATACTTTCCAGAACCCGGACAAGGTACTGCCCGAAAAATATGATCTGTCGGGTCTATCAAACGAGTTCACTTTTACCTTTGCAGGAAATTCCATAACG